Proteins from a genomic interval of Papaver somniferum cultivar HN1 chromosome 4, ASM357369v1, whole genome shotgun sequence:
- the LOC113271946 gene encoding F-box/kelch-repeat protein At3g06240-like: MSSISEDLYLQILIRVPVKFTFVCKCVCKNWLDLISSPKFIKMHLDFNIQKNNYNLMLNEFSEFSQDYELHSISYNSLSVASVNEFQDGVVNMNYPFISEDHDVALKSSCDGLVCLGFHDGSDFFLCLWNPATNEYLELPEPPREDANECEHSYLLDLFSIYALGYDYKIDDYKLVKVLMGGRDSLIYIYTLGSNSWESIQTIPYKCTINTGSAGDIIGGAAHWLVETPTNSKAIVSFDISEQRLEELQLPEEPLIKKQTFTLGKWDESLCLLVNVDNNIQFDVWVMQEYRVQDSWSKHISVTLRSVAKDSFLRLMWSFKNGKILLKTSGDLVLYDPTNASPSETYICCRRLVPGVENYVESLVSLNSGTYVGR; encoded by the coding sequence ATGTCCAGCATTTCAGAAGACCTCTACCTTCAAATCCTTATAAGGGTACCAGTGAAATTTACGTTTGTATGCAAGTGTGTGTGCAAGAATTGGTTAGATCTAATTTCTAGTCCTAAGTTTATCAAAATGCATCTTGATTTTAATATCCAAAAGAATAACTATAATCTCATGCTTAATGAGTTTAGTGAGTTTAGCCAGGATTACGAATTGCACTCCATAAGTTATAATTCATTATCGGTAGCGTCCGTGAATGAATTCCAAGATGGTGTTGTTAATATGAATTACCCATTTATATCCGAGGATCATGATGTTGCATTGAAAAGTTCATGTGATGGTTTAGTTTGCTTAGGTTTTCATGATGGTAGCGATTTCTTCTTGTGTCTTTGGAACCCAGCCACCAATGAGTATCTTGAACTTCCTGAACCACCCCGtgaagatgcaaacgagtgtGAGCACTCGTATTTGTTAGACTTATTTTCCATTTATGCTTTAGGTTATGATTACAAGATAGATGATTACAAGTTGGTAAAAGTCTTGATGGGAGGAAGGGACAGTTTAATCTACATTTATACGTTGGGATCAAATTCCTGGGAATCCATTCAAACCATCCCTTATAAGTGTACTATTAATACAGGGTCTGCTGGGGATATTATTGGTGGAGCTGCTCATTGGTTAGTCGAAACCCCGACCAACTCCAAGGCTATAGTGTCCTTCGATATCAGCGAACAGAGATTAGAAGAATTGCAACTACCAGAAGAACCTCTGATAAAGAAGCAGACTTTCACTCTGGGAAAGTGGGATGAGTCTCTCTGTCTACTTGTTAATGTTGATAACAATATTCAATTTGATGTATGGGTGATGCAGGAGTACAGAGTTCAGGATTCTTGGTCTAAACATATTTCTGTTACCCTGAGATCGGTTGCAAAGGACTCCTTTTTGAGGCTGATGTGGTCTTTCAAGAATGGTAAGATTCTACTTAAGACTAGCGGTGATTTAGTACTGTATGACCCGACGAATGCAAGTCCAAGCGAAACATATATTTGTTGTCGAAGGCTGGTGCCCGGAGTGGAGAATTATGTCGAAAGCCTAGTTTCGCTCAACTCTGGTACTTATGTGGGAAGATAG